One Ilumatobacter fluminis genomic window, CTGGTTCGGTGTCGTCGAACTCGCCGTCGAGACCGAGGGCGTCGCCGTCCTCGGCGAGATCACCCTGGCGATCATCCTGTTCGGCGATTCGGCTCGCATGGACGTCCGCTCGCTCGAACGCCAGGTCGGGCTGCCGGCGCGCCTCCTCCTCATCGGGCTCCCGCTCACGGTGTTGCTCGGTGCCGTTCTGTTCGCGCTCCTCATCCCCGGATTGTCCGGCTGGGAAGCGGCGCTCGTCGCAGCGATCCTGTCGCCGACCGATGCCGCGCTCGGCCAGGCCGTGGTCGAGGACCGGTCGGTGCCGAAATGGGTCCGTCAGGGTCTCAACGTCGAATCGGGTCTGAACGACGGTCTCGCCGTTCCGGCCGTGCTGCTGTTCATCGCTCTGGCCACGGGCGAGGAGACGAAGCCGGGCTTCTGGGGCCGATTCATCGTCGAACAGATCGGGCTCGGGGTCGTCATCGGCGTCGCCTGCGGACTGGTCGGCGGCGCACTGCTCGTGCGGGCCCACCGTCACGGCCTCGTCCAGGGCATCTACGCCCAGCTCGCCACCCTGTCGATCGCCGTGCTCGCCTTCGCCGGCTCGGAAGTCGCCGGCGCCAACGGGTTCATCGCTGCGTTCACCGCCGGACTCGCATTCGGGGCTGCCACTGGACGCGAGAAGGCCGAGGAGTACGACGAGTACACCGAGGACACCGGCCGCCTGCTCGCGATCGCGTCCTTCTTCGTGTTCGGCAATCTGTTCGTCGTCGAGGCCGTCGGCGACACGACGGTCGCCGTCGTGGCGAGCGCCGTGCTGGCCCTGACGGTGATGCGGATGGCCCCGGTGGCCGTCGCGATGACGGGTATGGGTGCGGCGCCACAGACCAAGTTGTTCATCGGTTGGTTCGGCCCGCGTGGCCTGGCGTCGATGCTGTTCGGTCTGCAGCTGCTGGAAGAAGGCGTCGCCGAAGGGCTGTCCGATGCCGACGAGCTGTTCGCGATCATCGCCTGGACCGTCGTGGCGAGCGTGGTGGCCCACGGAGCGACGGCGACCTGGGGCGCCCACCGGTACGGCGAGTGGTATGCAGCGATGCCCGACCACGAACGCGACGCGATGCCCGAGTCGGCCGAGGTGCGAGACCGGCGGGTGCGATGGTCGCTCCATCGGGCCCCGAAGGTCTGACTCACCGGTTTCGCTCGGCGCCTCTCGGGGGACAGGCGAACCATGGCTGCGACCTACTCCGTCGTCGTCGACCCCGAGGTCGGGCTCGACGAGATCGAGCTCGACGATCTGGGCGTCGAGCAACGCCTGTCGTCATCGCACGCACTGGTCGAGACCGAGTTCACCCAGTCGGAGCTCTATCACGACATCAAGTGGCGCCTGCCGGACGACACCGCTCTGTTCGTCGGTCGGCTGGCCGCGACCCCGAAGATGAAGGGCCAGCGCCCTGGGTCGGTGAGCTGGTCGCGCGCCGACCTCGACACTCAGGCGTAGGCGGCGACGAGTTCCTCGACCGCCTTGGCCTGGCCGCCGCTCGTCGAGGACGGCACGATGATCGGGTCGGTGACGCCGGCGTCGAACCAGGCGTCGATGCCGTCGCGGACCCGTCCGGCCGGACCGGACAGCGTGCAGTCGTCGAGCCAGGCGTCGGACATGGCGACCATCAGTGCGGCGTCGTCCTTGGCGTCGAGAGCTGCCTTCGCTGCGTGCATCTCGTCGGCGTAGCCGGCATCGATCCAGTAGTTGCGGTAGTTCGGCAGCGCCACGTAGCCCTTCAGCGTCGCCCGGTTGCGGGCCCGGGCCGCTTCGAGATCGTCGTCGATGACGGTGGGGATCATGTTCCCGATGCGGAATCCGTCGCCGAGTCGGGCGTCGGGCACCAGCCCCAGCGAGTGCGCCATCCGACTGCGTGACGCGTTCGCCCACACAGCGCCGTCGCCGACCTCGACGGAGAGGTCGACCATCTTGTCGCGCAGGGTCGCCAGGTCGATCGGGGGCAGGTCGCCCATCCGCTCGGCGGCGGCCCGCATCGTCGTCACGTACTCGCGCATGTCGGAGAGCGGCTTGCCCGTGTCGACGCCGAGCCGCTTGACGACCGGGCCGTGGGTGACGCCGACGCCGAGTCGGAACCGGCCGCCCGAGACCTCGTGGAGGTAGGTCGCCGACGTCGCCAGTGCGATGGGGTGCTGGAGGTAGATCGGTTGGATCGACGTGCCGACGTGCAGCGTCTCGGTCGTGTGGGCGATCGACAGGCAGAGGCCGATGGCATCACCGAACGACGGGCAGTAGATGCCGGTGAACCCCGCCGCCTCGATCTCGGTGGCCATGGCGATCGTGCGGGTTCGCTTGCCCGGTGTGGCGGCGAGCGAGACGGAAGGCATGCGGTCGGTCATGCCGCCGACCGTACCCGTGCGCCGTCGGCGGGCCCGATCCCGGGCGGCAGCTCCATCGCGCAGCAGGCGGGGATCAGCCGAGTTGTTCCAAGGCGGCGGTGACGACCGAGTGGTACCGC contains:
- a CDS encoding cation:proton antiporter — translated: MEADIAVIAGMIIAFALVSRRVASMALTMPMVFVAAGALTDWFGVVELAVETEGVAVLGEITLAIILFGDSARMDVRSLERQVGLPARLLLIGLPLTVLLGAVLFALLIPGLSGWEAALVAAILSPTDAALGQAVVEDRSVPKWVRQGLNVESGLNDGLAVPAVLLFIALATGEETKPGFWGRFIVEQIGLGVVIGVACGLVGGALLVRAHRHGLVQGIYAQLATLSIAVLAFAGSEVAGANGFIAAFTAGLAFGAATGREKAEEYDEYTEDTGRLLAIASFFVFGNLFVVEAVGDTTVAVVASAVLALTVMRMAPVAVAMTGMGAAPQTKLFIGWFGPRGLASMLFGLQLLEEGVAEGLSDADELFAIIAWTVVASVVAHGATATWGAHRYGEWYAAMPDHERDAMPESAEVRDRRVRWSLHRAPKV
- a CDS encoding LLM class flavin-dependent oxidoreductase, yielding MTDRMPSVSLAATPGKRTRTIAMATEIEAAGFTGIYCPSFGDAIGLCLSIAHTTETLHVGTSIQPIYLQHPIALATSATYLHEVSGGRFRLGVGVTHGPVVKRLGVDTGKPLSDMREYVTTMRAAAERMGDLPPIDLATLRDKMVDLSVEVGDGAVWANASRSRMAHSLGLVPDARLGDGFRIGNMIPTVIDDDLEAARARNRATLKGYVALPNYRNYWIDAGYADEMHAAKAALDAKDDAALMVAMSDAWLDDCTLSGPAGRVRDGIDAWFDAGVTDPIIVPSSTSGGQAKAVEELVAAYA